One stretch of Anolis sagrei isolate rAnoSag1 chromosome 11, rAnoSag1.mat, whole genome shotgun sequence DNA includes these proteins:
- the AKAP10 gene encoding A-kinase anchor protein 10, mitochondrial has protein sequence MSFFRRKAKGQEQEKALEAKAIQAASVVHSPQRSTRKNALLEAAGPSHVAINAISANMESSSSRTAALKKQPSHMEAAHFGDLGRSCLDYQTPEATSSLSKTLEQVLRDPVALPYFVQFMELRRMEHLVRFWLEAESFHATAWARIRAHSLNTVKHSSLAEHLPPGLAADDDGEKAAMAGSSASSSSESLARRPSPLALPPPPPPPAELNGRTWSLQKQQHLLLGRAPRLGFGAPHAEDCPAPEDASKASASNRSSPSLALQDLSGKLMKSIEQDAVIIFTKYISPDAAKPIPVTESMRNDIVARICGEDGQVDPNCFVMAQSVVFNAMEQEHFSEFLRSHHFCKYQIEVLTSGTVYLADILFCESALFYFSEFMEKEEAVNVLQFWLAADNFQSQLAAKEGQYDGQEAQNDAMILYDKYFSLQATHPLGFDDAVRLEIESNICREGGPLPNCFTTPLRQAWTTMEKVFLPGFLSSNLYYKYLNDLIHSVRGDDFAGGSLALTVHGFGGSGTPDHYSHSGTPDSTAPPSQPSLKRANVKILKNFDEAIIVDAASLDPESLYQRTYAGKMSFGRVSDLGQFIRESEPEPDVKKSKGSMFSQAMKKWVQGNTDEAQEEMAWRIAKMIVNDVMQQAQPHPPSEKVTKL, from the exons ATGTCCTTCTTCAGGCGGAAAG CAAAAGGCCAAGAGCAAGAGAAAGCCCTCGAAGCCAAGGCCATCCAAG CTGCATCGGTGGTCCACTCCCCGCAGAGAAGCACCCGGAAGAATGCCTTGCTGGAGGCGGCCGGACCGAGCCACGTGGCCATCAACGCCATCTCGGCCAACATGGAGTCTTCCAGCAGCCGCACGGCCGCCCTCAAGAAGCAGCCCAGCCACATGGAGGCCGCTCACTTCGGGGACCTGG GGCGCTCCTGCCTGGACTACCAGACCCCGGAGGCCACGTCCAGCCTGTCCAAGACGCTGGAGCAAGTCCTGCGGGACCCGGTGGCGCTGCCCTACTTTGTGCAGTTCATGGAGCTGCGGCGCATGGAGCACCTGGTGCGCTTCTGGCTGGAGGCCGAGAGCTTCCACGCCACAGCCTGGGCCCGCATCCGGGCGCACAGCCTCAACACCGTCAAGCACAGCTCCCTGGCCGAGCACCTCCCCCCCGGCCTGGCCGCGGACGACGACGGTGAGAAGGCCGCGATGGCCGGCTcctcggcctcctcctcctccgagtcGCTCGCCCGGCGGCCCTCGCCCCTCGcgctgccgcctcctcctcctcctcccgcggAGCTGAACGGGCGGACTTGGAGCCTCCAGAAGCAGCAACACTTGCTGCTCGGCCGAGCCCCCCGCCTCGGGTTCGGGGCCCCCCACGCGGAGGACTGCCCCGCTCCGGAAGACGCTTCCAAGGCCTCCGCCTCCAACCGGAGCAGCCCTTCTCTTGCACTCCAGGACCTGTCAGGAAAACTCATGAAAA GTATTGAGCAGGATGCCGTGATCATCTTTACCAAATACATCTCCCCCGACGCTGCGAAGCCCATCCCGGTGACGGAGTCCATGAGGAACGACATCGTAG CCCGGATCTGCGGGGAGGACGGGCAGGTGGACCCCAACTGCTTCGTCATGGCCCAGTCGGTGGTCTTCAACGCCATGGAACAAGA GCACTTTAGCGAATTCCTCCGGAGCCACCACTTCTGCAAATACCAGATTGAGGTGCTGACCAGCGGGACCGTCTACCTGGCCGACATCCTCTTCTGCGAGTCCGCCCTCTTCTACTTCTCCGAG ttcatgGAGAAGGAAGAGGCGGTGAACGTCCTGCAGTTCTGGCTGGCGGCGGACAACTTCCAGTCCCAGCTGGCAGCCAAAGAAGGCCAGTACGACGGGCAGGAGGCCCAGAACGACGCCATGATCCTCTACGACAA GTATTTCTCCCTCCAAGCCACGCACCCCCTGGGCTTTGACGACGCCGTGCGGCTCGAAATCGAGTCCAACATCTGCCGGGAGGGTGGTCCGCTCCCCAACTGCTTCACCACTCCCTTGCGCCAAGCCTGGACCACCATGGAGAAG GTTTTCCTGCCCGGCTTCCTCTCCAGCAACCTGTACTACAAATACTTGAACGACCTCATCCATTCGGTCCGGGGGGACGACTTCGCCGGCGGAAGCCTCGCACTGACTGTTCACGGCTTCGGCGGCAGCGGCACTCCAGACCACTACTCCCACTCGGGGACGCCCGACAGCACGGCTCCTCCTTCCCag CCGAGCCTCAAAAGGGCCAATGTTAAAATCCTGAAAAACTTTGACGAAGCAATAATTGTCGACGCGGCCAGCCTGGATCCGGAGTCTCTGTATCAGCGGACGTATGCCGG GAAGATGTCGTTTGGCCGCGTCAGCGACCTGGGCCAGTTCATCCGCGAGTCGGAGCCCGAGCCGGACGTCAAGAAATCGAAAG GGTCCATGTTTTCACAAGCGATGAAGAAATGGGTGCAAGGAAACACGGACGAG GCCCAGGAGGAGATGGCCTGGCGGATCGCCAAGATGATCGTCAACGACGTCATGCAGCAGGCCCAACCCCACCCGCCCTCAGAGAAAGTGACCAAG CTATGA